A window of Pseudomonadota bacterium genomic DNA:
AAACAGCATCAATATCCATCCCGGGAGCTATAACTTCACAAACATATTGGTTTATTTTATTAATAATATTGTTTTTCCGGTATGCAGGCAACACCAGGCCCTGGCCGGCCTCATAGACCAGCGGGTTCGGACAGGAGCGGTAAAGGGCCTCGTATGCCGCCAGATCGCCCTTTGATGTCCGTGCAACAACAGGTATATTCTCAAGGGTATTAAAGGCATTGATAAGCTGATCCGGATCATATACAAGTTTTACCGGATATCCATTGCCGTAGACTGCCCTGAAAAGCCTTGCCACACCGGGGGCGTCTTCAGGCCGGAAGGTATCGATCACAAAGGACTGACCCGGTTCTATCGCCTCCGTTTGAAGTTCCTCTTGTGTCATAAAGGCCTCCTTTTTATGATTGTATGCATGAGCACGGCGGCAAATATACTCAGTATGCCGCAGAGGTAGAAAATGCTATTGTAACCCCAGCGGCCTATCAAAACTCCCCCGAGAAAAGGCCCGATAAAAAATCCGCCCTGCATCATCACAAGGGAGAGATTGAGATTAGTCCCTCTGAACCGGGGAGGGGAAAAATCAAACATCAAGGCATTAAGGAGAGGCATTACTATGCCCCATCCGAGGCCGATGAAAAAGGCAAGGATGTAGAACATGCCTGTGTTTAAGATATGGGCAACCAGTGTATAACAGAGTGCAAGTCCGGCCATGCAGAGTGCAGTAAGGGTTGCCTTATTCAGCCTGTCAAAAAAAGTTCCGCCTATGAGCCTGATGCCGATCATAACAGCAGTTGCAATGGTGAAAAAATAACCGGGGTTTTCTATGCCTTTCGTGTGACTATATTCTTTTATGAAAAAAAAGATGATCGTATATGTGCTGTATAATAAAAGATTGACAGCAAATAGAACAGCTATGCCTTTATCTTTTAGGTTGTCAAATAGCCCCTGTATGTTGATGCCCTGTTGATTGCAGGAGCGGTCCTGCCCGACAGGCTGAGAAGGTTTAATCTGAGATACCAGCGATAAAGAAAGGACCATAAGAAGCGCACTGTACATCAGGGTTGCCTGAAAATCTGCCGGTGTTTTATTTGTTGCCGTGAGAATGGGCGGTACTATTGAGTAAGGGACGAGCCTTACAATAGATACGAGCCCGAATGCCTGTCCGCTTTTTTCTGAAGGTATATAATTAACCAGCATTGCCATTATGGTAGACATTAGGCATACAAAAGCAGCGCCGTGCAGTATGCGAACGACAATGAGCGACGGAAGGCTCAATGCAAATTTGTAGGAAAACAACATGACAGCCATTCCGGATATGCTGATCAAGAGCCATTTTCTGGCGTTATTAATGTTCAGGTATACGGAAAGAAAAGGCTGGAGCACAAAACTTGCCAGAGAATCTGCGCCCATGAGAAATCCGAACCACGCAAAAGCAATGCCCAATGACTGAAGATAGTGCTGGAATTGAAAAAAGACGGCCATAATAGCGGCAGCTAAGAAAAAGATGCTGTTAAGGATCAGAAACTCTTTTTTAAACATATTTTCAGACTGTGCCATTATTTACCCAAGCAGGCGGAAAACGAGATTCCCTGCCACAGCCCGTCTGTACGCTGCACTTGCCCGTATGTCGTCAATGGGGGAGACCGTGTCTTTAATAATTGGTATCAAAGCTTTAAGCGTATTTTCGGATAAAGGTTTCCCTGTTAGCGCCGCTTCGACATCCGCAGATGTTACTATGGCAGGGCCGACGCTTCCCCAGGCAAGCCTCGCCTTTTCTATAATCCCGGTTTGTGTAGTCTTTATAAGAACTGCAAGGCTTGCAATTGATATGGCAAGGGAGCGCCGCTGCCCCACCTTTTCAAAGTGATGAATGTTATAGTCACTATAGTCACCATCTCTTTGCAGCCATACGCCGTAGAGTATTTCACCTTTTTTCAGGTTTGTTTTTCCAGGGCCGACAATAAAATCATTAATCGGCATACGTCTCGATTTATCCCTGGAGCGTATTTCCACTTCTGCATCCAGTACATATAACGGCGGCAGTGTATCGCCTGCCGGGGAAGCTGTGCAGATATTGCCGCCTACAGTGCCCATATTTCTTATCGGAGGCGAACCCAATGTTTTTAATGCCTTTATAAGTACGGGAAACCGATGCTGGATAAGGGGGTTGAACAGCAGTTGACTATGTGTGCAGCAGGCACCGATAAATACATGACCTGCGCTCTCATATATAACCTTAATCTCTTCTATCCGCTCCAGACAAATAAGAGCAGCATCATGCAATACATGAGCAGCCCTTAATTTTACAAGGAGGTCTGTGCCGCCGGCATAAAGTGTTGTGTCAGGTCGATTTTCGAGTATACACCATGCTTCATTTAGGGTTTCGGGTACAAAGGTTGTTGCCGAGGCTTGGCACTTGCCCTTTTCTACTTCAAACGGTTTAAACGGCTCGAACGGTTTAAAAGGTTCATTTGGAGTCCCCTGCACCTGCAAGCAGGTATCAGGCATAACATGTGTGCTAAATATATCCTGTACCCCGGCCTGTCCTTGGGCATTTATTTTGCGTGCTGCCCCTTCTACGGCTTCCACAATCTTCTGATAACCGGTACAGCGGCACAAGTTACCACTCAAGGCCTCCTGTATTTCTGTCCTGTCAGGTTCGGAGTTTGTCGTGAGAAGACTTGCTGCTGCCATAACCATGCCGGGGGTACAAAATCCACACTGTACAGCGCCGTATTCTATGAATGCCTCCTGCAGGGGGTGCATCTTTCCTTTTGTTGCCAGTCCTTCGACGGTTGTTATACACCGACCCTCAAGCTGGGGTGCAAGCATGAGACAGGCGAGCCTGCTTTTCCCGTCCACAAGGATCGTACAGGCCCCGCAATCCCCTGCGCCGCAGCCCTCCTTTGTGCCTGTCATGTGCATGTCTTCACGCAGAATATCTATCACCCTTGTCCTTGGGCCTGCCTCGATTTCAACGCATCTGTTGTTGAGGATGAAAGCGATCTTCAATGGGGACACCTGTTGTTTTTATTATCAATCAGCATGGTCAGCATCTTTTCACCTGTAAAGGGTGCACTGAAGGCTCTTATCCTGCATCCGTCCGCTATGGCATTTGCTATCACAGGCACGGCCCCGCTCATAGCAATCTCGCCGACACCCTTCATGCCGAAAGGCCCTGATTCTTCTTCTATTTCCACAGGGATGGATATGATTTCAGGCACATCCATCGACGTGGGAATAGTGTATGTTGCAAGGTTTTCAGTCATAATCCGTCCGTCCCGGATTTGAAAGGCCTCTGTCAGTGCATAACCGATGCCCTGGGCTACCGAGCCCTGAATCTGCTGCTCGTAGGCCTGGGGATTCAGGACCTTGCCCGCATCCGTAACTGCAAGATATTTCTTTACCTCAATGATGCCGGTCAATGTATCGACCTCCACGTATGCAAGATGCGCTCCGTAGGAATATATTAAATGGGGGCCCATATAAATGATGTCGAGTTTTTCCTGGGCTGTGGGCATCCTGAAATAGTCTGTGCAAACCCGTTCCGAATCATCAAAAAGACGTGCTATATCGATAAGAGGGATTTTCCTTCCTGATGGAGTGTGTTTTATGAAGCCCGGCTCAAGAGTAAAGTCATCTGTCGTTGACCCTTCAACGAAGGTCGGTGCCTTGTCTAATATGCGCACGCTTAAGGCGCGCGCCGCTCCTATAAGGGCATTACCGTATGTATAGGTGGTGCGGCTTGCCGAAGAGGAGCCGCAAGGCAATGTAAGTGCCGTATCCGGCAGGACCAGCTCCATCATGGACGCGTCCTGTCTCAGGATGTGACCTGCAATTTGTACGTAGGTGCTTGCGTTGCCCTGTCCCATATCTACTACGCCTGCATAAACTCTTATCTTGCCCTTATCGGTAATCTCAATCTTCGCAAATGCCTGATCCGGTACAATCGGCGGATAACCCATGGCATGGCCCATACAGGCAATGCCTACACCCCTTATTTTATGAAGCCCGGCGTTTTTCTTCCATTGATCCTTATCCTGCCACAGAGGGTGATCTGAGATTGTTTCCAGACACTGCGCCGCCCCCACGGAATGTGTAAGGGTAACGCCAAGGCTGTTTTTGTCGCCTCTTCGCACAACATTTTTAAGGCGCAGATCAAGGGGGTCCATACCGAGTTTCCCGGCCAGCATATCCATCATCTGTTCCATGGCTGCTGTTACCTGGGGCACGCCGAATCCGCGGAAAGGCCCGCCGACAGGATTATTGGTATATACGCACCAGCCTTTAATGCTTACATTGGGTATACGGTAGGCTGAGCCTGCGTGTTCTACCCCGAGGGTCATAATCTCCCCTCCGAGGGATGCATAGCCGCCGCCGTTGTAGTAAAGCCTGCATTCAAGCGCCTGGAGTTCGCCGTCAATATTTGCGCCAAGCCTGTAATACATCCGTGTTGAAAGGCGTTTTACACCAGCCAGAAAACTTTCTTCCCTATCCCACCACATCTTTACCGGCCTGCCTTGCGAATGAAGCACGGCAAGACCCAGAAGACACTGCACGGTAATGCCGTCCTTTCCGCCAAAGGCGCCGCCGAGATAGGGCGCTATTACCCGTATCTTTTCCATATCGATGCCGAGAACAGGGGCGATTTCAAAACAATCGCGGAAAGGCGTCTGAGTTGAGGCGACAATGACGATTCCCCCGTCTGTCTTCTGATATGCCCAGCCTGCTTCTGTTTCAAGATAGGCATGTTCCTGAATGGGCATGTCGAAAAAGCCTTCAACTGCCGCATAGCATCCCTGCAGGGCATCGGCCCCGATCCCGGTTACTACTGATACGGTCCTTATCACATTCCCTTCCGGGTTGTCCTCGTGCACCCTGGGGGCATTGTTGTCAAGAGCTTCCTCTACGTCAAATATCCCCGGCAATAACTCATAATCAAAAGAGATGTTTTGAATGGCCTGTGTCAGGGCCTCTTTATTCTCTGCCAGTATCAGCGCCAAAGGTTCACCGCAATGGCATATTTTTGTATCTGCAAGTACAGGCTGGTCTTTACGGATTACCCCGATTCTGTTTATGCCGGGAATATCCCTGTAGGTCATGACAGCAACCACGCCAGGGACGCTTTGCGCCTTTTGAGTATGGATATTTTTCAGCAACGCATGGGGTATGCCGGCCCTTTTTAGACCGGCCCAAAGGAATGTTTCTCCGTAGTAGTCGGCAGCATATTTTTCCTCACCAGTTACCTTGGTATAGGCATCTGCTCTTGGTGTTGTTTTGCCGACCCGAAGACATTCCTGCTTATGTGCCATAGCGTCAATCGGATGAAAGGGTATGTTTCAGGGCTGCAACAAAGGCTTCCATGGCTTCGTGTTTTCCTATGCTGACGCGTATCCAGTTCGGGAACCTGAAGCCTGTCATGCTGCGGATCATAACACCCTGCGACATAAACTTCCGGTACGCAAGGGTATCGCTCACAGGCAACTTAATCATTATGAAGCACCCCTCTCCGGATTGAACCTGAAGGCGCAAGAGCTCCAGCTCTTCTCTTAGATAGGCCTTTTCCAGTCTTATAAGGTCACGGGTAGCCTGTACGTGATTATTATCATCAACTGCCGCCAGGGCGGCATCCTGAGCCACTGTATTCACTGAATAAACCACGCATGTGCGCCGTATAACATCCACAACTTCCATGTTTCCCACGAGATAACCGATGCGTAACCCTGCGAGACCATACATCTTTGAAAAGGTTCGGAACACCACAAGGTTCGGATATTCTTCAAGGAGTTTTATCCCATCAGGGAAATCTGGGTTTTCGACAAATTCGCAATACGCCTCATCAATCACCACAATCTGACGGCCGCCTATCACATCCAGAAAACGGCGGAGCTTTGCCGCGTTCCAGTAAGTACCGGTAGGGTTGTTAGGATTACAGACAAAAAGTATCTTTGTGCGTGCGTCAATCCCTTCTAGCATACCATTATCGTCAAATCCGAAATCTTTTAGAGGCACAAGCCTTGCTTCAAAACCGGAGAATGTAGCTACCCATTCGTAGACGGCGAAGGTCTTATCGGCAGTTATAATATTATCGCCTTCCTGGCAGAAAGCTTTTATGACAAAGGCGATGACCTCGTTAGCCCCATTGCCGAATAGAAACTGGTCAGGATCAAGGCTGTACTTTTCCGCAAGCCTTTTCCTCATGTAATAAGAATCACCGCTGGGATACAGGCCGGACTTGGGAGGCCAGAAACGTCTGATAATATCCTGAGAAGCAGCCGGCGGCCCCAGGGGGTTTTCATTATTGTTCAGGCGATACAGATGGTCGCACCCATAGAGCTTCATCAGTTCCTGATCGGGTTTACTCGGGATATAGGGCTCAAACCCTTTGATGTATGCAGGGACAAGGTTGTTTAACGGAACATCAAACATGGGTCTTTATGCCACCTGTATGCTGGAAGACGACTATATCTCCCATGCCTGCATAAGGAAGAATCATTTTTGGTACAAAGTTTTGTTCCATCAATGCAGGTGATAGATTTGCCTGCCATGGACGGGCAAGATCGATCTCAAAAAGGATGTTAAGAATGCCTTCGGCTTTGAATATTTGTACATGCCGGTCAAGGATATCCGGAAAGTCTGTGCCGTCCCAGATGGCGTGCATGCTCACAAGATGCTGAGGCCTGTTAAACCTGGGGGAAATCACTGAATGATCCGGGCGTTCTTCGCCTGCATAGCTGGTTGGTATAATGTTACGGGCAAAAACAAGACGTCTGTATTCTGCCTCCAGAAACGGCAGAAGATCGGGATGCGCCCATACCTGTACACCCAAATCTTCTTTATGGTGCCGGTAGTAAAATGGCCATTGATACTTATTGTCGTCGGGCAGAAAACAATCCAGCGATCCCAATAATTCGAAATAACCTTTCGGCAATTCTGGTGTTGCAAATATATCAATCAGACAGACTGCATCGGTTTTTGCAACAGCCATGAGAAAATGATCAACCAGGCCCTCTGCCATACAGTATTCCGGGGGCTGGTTAAAAAGATAGGGCCCGAAAATCTCTATCATTTTCGCGCTAGTCTTGCGCCACACAATGCCGCCCGCCACTTCTCCTTTGCCGTCGGATGCAATAAGGACATGATAGTGGCCACTTGCAACCATATCCACTATCTTGCCGGGGCACATGAAGTCAACAGGGAAAAGGTGGCTTGGGTAATGTAAAATGGTATGAAAGGCAAAAAGCTTAAGTGTCTCGCTGTCAGGGACAACGATGTTGTAGTTTGCAAGCGGTTTCACAGCAACGGTTGCCTGTTTACCTGCCTCCGGGTAAGATTTTTCCTTCAAGAGCCCGATGCCGAGGCCTTCTCTCGCATCATGGAGCATATAGAACCTCTCAACAGACCTTGAGGCAATGATAAGGCCCATCTGCTTCAGGTCTGCCTCAGAATCAAGGGATATTTTTGCAGTGAGATTAAAGGCATGGGGGTCAAAATTCCGGGCATCGAAAAGGAACCTTATACCCGTATAATAGACGCCGTTTTCCGCCTCTACAGTAATAGTATTACCATTGTGGTCTGACTCGGAAAGATAGGCAAAAACCTCTTCACAGGCAAGCCTCAGCTTCAGCACCTCAGGAATGCCAAGCCCGAATGCCTTGGCCGATTCTTCCACAAAAGACATGGTAAGGGGGAAATATGCCATATCAAGGTATGTCTTGAGAGTAACTTTTTCAAGATGGTGCTTCAGGCAGACCTCCAATGAAACAGTATGTTATTTGAAGCAGTACATTTATACCAAGAACTGAGATTTCCGTCAATGGCTTTAGAATCGGTACGGCAATTTTTTTTCGGACTTTAGACGGCGCAGGGGAATTGCCACGATGAATGGCATTCTGTTGACTCCTTGTCGTTATCATTGTAGTATTAAATCTTAACCCTTTATTATTTGAATTATGGAGTTTTAATATTGGAATCCATTTTACAGCATTGAATCTGGAAAATAAAAAAAGAGGAATTCATATGGAATTTATTAAATATATATTGGATTTTATTTTACATATTGATGTGCATCTTGGCGCTATAATAAAAGATTACGGTCTCTGGACATACCTGATCCTTTTCATCATAATTTTTTGTGAAACCGGACTGGTAGTTACTCCATTATTGCCGGGAGATTCTCTCTTGTTTGCGGCCGGAACATTTGCCGCTATCGGATCACTGGATGTACTCTGGTTATTCATCCTTCTTTCCGCTGCTGCAATTGCAGGTGATACTGTAAATTACTGGATAGGTTGTTTTGTCGGACCAAAGGTTTTCCATAAGGATCATGTGCGCTTCCTGAAAAAGGAATATCTTGACCGTACACATCAATTCTATGAAAAGTATGGCGGTAAAACAATTATCATAGCAAGATTTGTCCCGATTATCAGAACCTTTGCGCCTTTTGTTGCAGGTATCGGCAGCATGACATACTTGAAATTCATAAGCTATAATGTCATCGGCGGCATTGCATGGATAGCCATTTGTGTTTTTGCAGGTTATTTTTTCGGCAATCTGCACTTTGTGAGAAACAATTTCAGTCTTGTGATACTTGCTATCATTATTATATCAATAATGCCGGGAGTTGTTGAGATAGTGAAGCATAAGTATGCAAGAAGGTTATAAAGTATAGGCCGGTGTTCATTCAGGATTATGCATAAATCGCCGGGTTGTTTAAGCAGTAAAACATTTATCATGCTCCTTTTTTTAGTGTTTTTCAAAATATTTCTGTTGTGCAACTACGTATCGGCAGACGATAGGGCTATTACCTTTTATACCGAAGGCATGCAAAAATTATGCAGTTTCAAGACTGAACTTGCCGTGACACCCGAAGAACATGAAAGAGGTTTGATGTACAGGAAATCGCTTGCACCTGATGCCGGTATGTTGTTTGTTTTCAAAGAAGACAACGTGCGGTTTTTTTGGATGAAAAACACTTATGTACCCCTCGATATGGTGTTTATAAGTTCAAGGCTTGAGGTAACCGGCATATATCGATCCGCAAAGCCCCTTGATGAAGCTACCCTAACATCTTGGTCCCCGGCTATGTATGTGCTGGAAATTAATTCAGGAAAGGCTGATAAATGTAATATCAGGGTTGGTTCAAAGATAAAATTCAAAAATTATTGAAAAAAAGATTCCCATGGAGCCGTGTCTGTAGTGCTCCATACAATGTCGAATTCAAAAGCACGACACACCCACCGGGTGGGTGCCCAGGCAGGGAGCAAAATAGTGTTCCGGCCACACCACTGATTATTTTACAGCTTCCAACCTGCAGTGAGTGAATTGACATTTAAGCAATAAACAGAACTTCATTAAATCTAACGAGTTGCTGAAGTTATCAACAATTATTGTGAAAAACTTGTTTATAAGTTGTAGAAGTCAGATCGTAACTTATTGATATGTTGAACATAACAACTAAATTGATTACTCATTAGGCAAGTGAAAAACCCAATAGATACAACGCTAATCGAAAAAACAACATATCCTGAGGCATGATTTCCCATATCGGGACCCGGATAAAATTATAAATATTATTAGAGTGTTACAATAGTCTAATTTACATCGTCTGTAGCTGCTTCAATTTAATAGCTTTTTTGTATCAAATTTATTTGTTCGTGAGTAAGGATTAGATTTTCAAAAAAACGTGGATATAATTCTATCATGATTAACAGGATGATGGACATAGTAAAAAATAAAAGGTATAATCTTTGTCCTCCGTGTCCATATTTTCGACACGTCGTAGACAGTCTGGAAAAACAAAAACGCAATAATGCCGATCATCTGATTGGCAAAGAGGACAGAAGATATGTTAGAAAAAATTGAAATGAA
This region includes:
- a CDS encoding MFS transporter, translating into MAQSENMFKKEFLILNSIFFLAAAIMAVFFQFQHYLQSLGIAFAWFGFLMGADSLASFVLQPFLSVYLNINNARKWLLISISGMAVMLFSYKFALSLPSLIVVRILHGAAFVCLMSTIMAMLVNYIPSEKSGQAFGLVSIVRLVPYSIVPPILTATNKTPADFQATLMYSALLMVLSLSLVSQIKPSQPVGQDRSCNQQGINIQGLFDNLKDKGIAVLFAVNLLLYSTYTIIFFFIKEYSHTKGIENPGYFFTIATAVMIGIRLIGGTFFDRLNKATLTALCMAGLALCYTLVAHILNTGMFYILAFFIGLGWGIVMPLLNALMFDFSPPRFRGTNLNLSLVMMQGGFFIGPFLGGVLIGRWGYNSIFYLCGILSIFAAVLMHTIIKRRPL
- a CDS encoding xanthine dehydrogenase family protein molybdopterin-binding subunit, which codes for MAHKQECLRVGKTTPRADAYTKVTGEEKYAADYYGETFLWAGLKRAGIPHALLKNIHTQKAQSVPGVVAVMTYRDIPGINRIGVIRKDQPVLADTKICHCGEPLALILAENKEALTQAIQNISFDYELLPGIFDVEEALDNNAPRVHEDNPEGNVIRTVSVVTGIGADALQGCYAAVEGFFDMPIQEHAYLETEAGWAYQKTDGGIVIVASTQTPFRDCFEIAPVLGIDMEKIRVIAPYLGGAFGGKDGITVQCLLGLAVLHSQGRPVKMWWDREESFLAGVKRLSTRMYYRLGANIDGELQALECRLYYNGGGYASLGGEIMTLGVEHAGSAYRIPNVSIKGWCVYTNNPVGGPFRGFGVPQVTAAMEQMMDMLAGKLGMDPLDLRLKNVVRRGDKNSLGVTLTHSVGAAQCLETISDHPLWQDKDQWKKNAGLHKIRGVGIACMGHAMGYPPIVPDQAFAKIEITDKGKIRVYAGVVDMGQGNASTYVQIAGHILRQDASMMELVLPDTALTLPCGSSSASRTTYTYGNALIGAARALSVRILDKAPTFVEGSTTDDFTLEPGFIKHTPSGRKIPLIDIARLFDDSERVCTDYFRMPTAQEKLDIIYMGPHLIYSYGAHLAYVEVDTLTGIIEVKKYLAVTDAGKVLNPQAYEQQIQGSVAQGIGYALTEAFQIRDGRIMTENLATYTIPTSMDVPEIISIPVEIEEESGPFGMKGVGEIAMSGAVPVIANAIADGCRIRAFSAPFTGEKMLTMLIDNKNNRCPH
- a CDS encoding DedA family protein — its product is MEFIKYILDFILHIDVHLGAIIKDYGLWTYLILFIIIFCETGLVVTPLLPGDSLLFAAGTFAAIGSLDVLWLFILLSAAAIAGDTVNYWIGCFVGPKVFHKDHVRFLKKEYLDRTHQFYEKYGGKTIIIARFVPIIRTFAPFVAGIGSMTYLKFISYNVIGGIAWIAICVFAGYFFGNLHFVRNNFSLVILAIIIISIMPGVVEIVKHKYARRL
- a CDS encoding FAD binding domain-containing protein; amino-acid sequence: MKIAFILNNRCVEIEAGPRTRVIDILREDMHMTGTKEGCGAGDCGACTILVDGKSRLACLMLAPQLEGRCITTVEGLATKGKMHPLQEAFIEYGAVQCGFCTPGMVMAAASLLTTNSEPDRTEIQEALSGNLCRCTGYQKIVEAVEGAARKINAQGQAGVQDIFSTHVMPDTCLQVQGTPNEPFKPFEPFKPFEVEKGKCQASATTFVPETLNEAWCILENRPDTTLYAGGTDLLVKLRAAHVLHDAALICLERIEEIKVIYESAGHVFIGACCTHSQLLFNPLIQHRFPVLIKALKTLGSPPIRNMGTVGGNICTASPAGDTLPPLYVLDAEVEIRSRDKSRRMPINDFIVGPGKTNLKKGEILYGVWLQRDGDYSDYNIHHFEKVGQRRSLAISIASLAVLIKTTQTGIIEKARLAWGSVGPAIVTSADVEAALTGKPLSENTLKALIPIIKDTVSPIDDIRASAAYRRAVAGNLVFRLLG
- a CDS encoding DUF192 domain-containing protein, translating into MLLFLVFFKIFLLCNYVSADDRAITFYTEGMQKLCSFKTELAVTPEEHERGLMYRKSLAPDAGMLFVFKEDNVRFFWMKNTYVPLDMVFISSRLEVTGIYRSAKPLDEATLTSWSPAMYVLEINSGKADKCNIRVGSKIKFKNY
- the hisC gene encoding histidinol-phosphate transaminase, which produces MFDVPLNNLVPAYIKGFEPYIPSKPDQELMKLYGCDHLYRLNNNENPLGPPAASQDIIRRFWPPKSGLYPSGDSYYMRKRLAEKYSLDPDQFLFGNGANEVIAFVIKAFCQEGDNIITADKTFAVYEWVATFSGFEARLVPLKDFGFDDNGMLEGIDARTKILFVCNPNNPTGTYWNAAKLRRFLDVIGGRQIVVIDEAYCEFVENPDFPDGIKLLEEYPNLVVFRTFSKMYGLAGLRIGYLVGNMEVVDVIRRTCVVYSVNTVAQDAALAAVDDNNHVQATRDLIRLEKAYLREELELLRLQVQSGEGCFIMIKLPVSDTLAYRKFMSQGVMIRSMTGFRFPNWIRVSIGKHEAMEAFVAALKHTLSSD